One region of Priestia megaterium genomic DNA includes:
- a CDS encoding polysaccharide deacetylase family protein, with protein MKTMGYKRILTLLGCCILFLGTAGYIVKANSTEKKTASIQTDQTYPDVEIQTLVKDLTDGGYAISYPSFGKKEIDQSIQAYVIDQVAHYEKKLKKQSKKKKSELTITYKIVHYSKQTLSVVFDEYESVNGEKGTSSLKTFTFDLPAQKQMTLKDLFNENANYLDRLSAISYAELKKQMKKADFDPGLQKGTQAANQNFSQFALLENSIVIYFKPYQLGAEQTKTKTIAIQKDLFKDMLSDAYKDEAANKNKVKETPPKHIVNEMPQQGAPIDPTKKVVAMTFDDGPNPASTNVILDGLKEVNGHATFFVLGSRVQYYPETIERMVKEGNEVGNHSWDHPQLTRLNEAQVKHQIGDTQALIKQVSGYEPLHVRPPYGAVNANVRRYVGNVGVTLWDIDPEDWKYRNVPHSVQAVMSQVGDGKVILMHDIYQTSAEAAVEIMKQLHAQGYQLVTISQLEQVKKEREQLHLQ; from the coding sequence ATGAAAACCATGGGCTACAAACGTATTTTGACACTGCTTGGATGCTGTATTTTGTTTCTTGGTACAGCAGGGTATATCGTCAAAGCAAACAGTACAGAGAAAAAAACGGCAAGTATTCAAACAGATCAAACCTATCCAGACGTTGAAATTCAAACGCTAGTTAAGGACCTTACCGACGGAGGCTATGCCATTAGCTACCCTTCCTTTGGTAAAAAAGAAATTGATCAATCCATTCAAGCTTACGTAATAGATCAAGTGGCACACTATGAAAAAAAGCTGAAGAAGCAGTCAAAAAAGAAAAAATCTGAATTAACGATTACATATAAAATCGTCCATTACAGCAAGCAAACGCTAAGCGTTGTCTTTGATGAATATGAATCTGTAAATGGAGAGAAAGGAACGTCTTCTCTCAAAACCTTTACATTTGACCTGCCTGCTCAAAAACAAATGACGTTAAAAGATTTATTTAACGAGAATGCAAACTATTTAGATCGCCTTTCGGCTATTTCATATGCTGAATTAAAAAAACAAATGAAAAAAGCTGATTTTGACCCGGGCCTTCAAAAAGGAACTCAGGCAGCCAATCAAAATTTCAGTCAGTTTGCGCTGCTTGAAAACAGTATTGTGATCTACTTTAAGCCTTATCAGCTAGGTGCTGAACAAACGAAAACCAAAACGATCGCTATCCAAAAAGATTTATTTAAAGACATGCTGAGCGATGCTTACAAAGACGAAGCAGCAAATAAAAATAAAGTCAAAGAAACGCCTCCAAAACATATCGTTAACGAAATGCCGCAGCAAGGAGCGCCTATTGATCCAACTAAAAAAGTCGTTGCGATGACCTTTGATGATGGACCTAACCCTGCATCTACCAATGTGATTTTAGATGGATTAAAAGAAGTGAACGGACACGCTACCTTTTTTGTGTTAGGAAGCCGCGTTCAATATTATCCTGAAACAATCGAACGTATGGTGAAGGAAGGCAACGAAGTCGGAAATCACTCTTGGGACCACCCTCAGCTCACACGTTTAAATGAAGCGCAGGTCAAACACCAAATAGGCGATACCCAAGCCCTTATTAAACAAGTGAGCGGCTATGAACCACTGCATGTACGTCCTCCTTATGGAGCTGTGAATGCAAATGTAAGACGTTATGTCGGAAATGTTGGCGTGACTCTATGGGATATCGATCCTGAAGACTGGAAATATCGAAACGTTCCTCACTCCGTTCAAGCAGTTATGAGCCAAGTCGGAGACGGAAAAGTTATTTTAATGCATGATATTTATCAAACAAGTGCCGAAGCAGCGGTTGAAATTATGAAGCAGCTTCACGCACAAGGATATCAGCTTGTTACGATTTCACAGCTAGAACAAGTAAAAAAAGAGCGGGAACAGCTGCACTTGCAGTAG
- a CDS encoding GerAB/ArcD/ProY family transporter, with translation MEKVKISSVQFFILIVLFEHGSALLIPLAMDAKQDAWLAILLGMFGSLLLYLIYYRLYRYYPNMLPTEYMQKLLGKVLGSALAFLYLLHFSYAAARVLRDFGEMLLTFGYPDSPLFVVNAMLMLLIIYTVHKGLEVVARAGELMFILMYILAVAGFVLIFVSGLIDFTSLKPILGDGIWPVLKTVATQTLYIPYGEAVVFTMIFPYVKDPKKVKLVGLCGIVLSGINLAITMAINVSVLGIGLTNRSVFPLLSTVESIRVADFLERLDVFFMIALVIGGFVKISVFFYAVIVGLSTLFKVKRPSALTYPVGTVILFFSLTIASNFQEHLKEGLTIMPVLLFIPFHVVIPLTLLCIAFIKHRIKKTKALQPS, from the coding sequence GTGGAAAAAGTGAAAATTAGCTCTGTGCAGTTTTTTATTTTAATCGTCCTTTTTGAACATGGAAGCGCATTGCTCATTCCGCTTGCAATGGATGCAAAACAAGACGCCTGGCTTGCTATTTTACTCGGTATGTTTGGGAGCTTATTGCTTTACCTCATTTACTACCGGCTGTATAGGTACTATCCTAACATGCTGCCGACAGAATACATGCAAAAGCTGCTAGGGAAAGTCTTGGGATCTGCACTTGCTTTTTTATATTTGCTTCATTTTTCATATGCTGCCGCTCGCGTACTTCGTGATTTTGGAGAAATGCTGCTGACATTTGGCTACCCCGACAGCCCTTTGTTTGTCGTGAACGCGATGCTGATGCTGTTGATTATTTATACTGTGCACAAAGGACTTGAAGTAGTGGCTCGGGCAGGAGAGCTCATGTTTATTTTGATGTATATCTTGGCTGTAGCAGGATTTGTGCTTATTTTTGTTTCAGGATTAATTGATTTTACTTCTTTAAAACCGATACTTGGAGATGGGATTTGGCCGGTTTTAAAAACAGTCGCCACTCAGACTCTGTATATTCCGTATGGAGAAGCTGTTGTGTTTACGATGATTTTTCCATATGTAAAAGATCCTAAAAAAGTAAAGCTTGTAGGCCTTTGCGGCATTGTGTTAAGCGGCATTAATTTAGCAATTACAATGGCGATCAACGTGAGTGTATTAGGGATAGGGTTGACTAACAGGTCGGTCTTTCCGCTTTTAAGTACGGTAGAGAGCATTAGAGTAGCTGATTTTTTAGAGCGGCTAGACGTGTTTTTTATGATTGCGTTAGTCATTGGAGGGTTTGTTAAAATCAGCGTCTTTTTTTACGCGGTAATTGTGGGGCTTTCCACGCTGTTTAAGGTAAAACGACCTTCTGCGCTGACATATCCTGTTGGCACGGTGATTTTATTTTTTTCTCTGACGATTGCAAGTAATTTTCAAGAGCATTTAAAAGAAGGCTTAACGATTATGCCGGTGCTACTTTTTATCCCTTTTCACGTAGTGATTCCGCTTACGCTGCTCTGTATAGCCTTTATTAAACATCGCATAAAAAAAACAAAAGCGCTGCAGCCATCCTAA